A single region of the Streptococcus macedonicus ACA-DC 198 genome encodes:
- the livH gene encoding High-affinity branched-chain amino acid transport system permease protein LivH, translating to MFLEQLPQQLVNGIILGSIYALLALGYTMVYGIIKLINFAHGDIYMLGAFIGYYAISSLHMNFWIALIFTMIATACLGMIIEFLAYRPLRHSTRIAALITAIGVSFFLEYGMIFLVGANTRSFPQAIDIVSYKIGSVTVTNIQLLILIVSLVLMVALQLIVKKTKMGKAMRAVSVDSDAAELMGINVNSTISFTFALGSALAGAAGVLIGLYYNSIEPLMGMTPGIKAFVAAVLGGIGIIPGAALGGFVIGILETLSISLNLSSYRDAIVYGVLIIILLVRPAGILGKNVKEKV from the coding sequence ATGTTTTTAGAACAGCTCCCCCAACAACTGGTTAATGGTATTATTCTAGGAAGTATCTATGCGTTACTTGCTCTTGGTTATACCATGGTTTATGGGATTATTAAATTAATTAATTTTGCTCATGGCGATATTTATATGCTAGGTGCATTTATCGGTTACTATGCTATTAGTAGCCTTCACATGAATTTCTGGATTGCACTCATTTTTACAATGATTGCCACAGCTTGTCTGGGAATGATTATTGAGTTTTTGGCTTATCGTCCATTACGTCATTCGACGCGTATTGCAGCTTTGATTACGGCGATTGGTGTGTCATTCTTCCTTGAATATGGTATGATTTTCTTGGTCGGTGCAAATACACGTTCATTCCCGCAAGCTATCGACATTGTCAGCTACAAGATTGGCTCTGTAACGGTGACAAACATTCAATTGTTGATTTTGATTGTTTCCCTTGTTTTGATGGTTGCGTTGCAATTAATCGTTAAGAAAACAAAAATGGGGAAAGCAATGCGTGCTGTATCTGTTGATAGCGATGCAGCTGAATTAATGGGAATTAACGTCAATTCAACAATTAGTTTCACATTTGCGCTTGGTTCTGCACTTGCAGGTGCCGCAGGTGTGTTAATCGGTCTTTACTATAACTCAATTGAACCATTAATGGGGATGACACCTGGTATCAAAGCCTTCGTTGCCGCTGTTCTTGGTGGTATCGGCATTATTCCAGGGGCAGCTTTAGGTGGATTTGTTATTGGTATTTTGGAAACTTTATCAATTTCTCTCAACCTTTCAAGTTATCGTGATGCCATTGTTTACGGTGTCTTAATTATCATTCTTTTGGTAAGACCTGCTGGTATTCTTGGCAAAAACGTGAAAGAGAAGGTGTAG